One segment of Trichlorobacter ammonificans DNA contains the following:
- the glf gene encoding UDP-galactopyranose mutase: protein MNLNGLPYLIVGAGFFGAVMAERIANDLGQRVLVIDKRDHIGGNSYSALDPMTGIECHCYGSHIFHTSNRNVWEYISHFTGFNSYRHKVLTRYQGRTFIMPINLSTINSLYNLDLSPEEAARFIKEEAAREGIAAPANLEEKAISLIGRPLYEAFIRGYTIKQWQTDPRDLPESIITRLPVRCGHHYDYFDDRWQGIPWDGYGALFERMVTHPLIEVRLQTDYFAIRDQVPEACKVIYTGPIDRFFDYRYGVLGWRTLRFELEVVQTGDFQGTTVVNYADSETPYTRIHEFRHYHPERTGYPTDRSVIYREYSLSCGREDDPYYPINTAQDREKYELYRRDGELLPNVLFGARLGTYRYLDMDKVIEQALELYENRVKARL from the coding sequence ATGAATCTCAACGGTTTACCGTATCTGATTGTCGGTGCGGGGTTCTTCGGCGCGGTCATGGCCGAGCGCATCGCCAATGACCTGGGCCAGCGGGTCCTGGTCATTGATAAACGCGACCACATCGGCGGCAACAGCTATTCCGCGTTGGATCCGATGACCGGCATCGAATGCCACTGCTACGGCTCCCATATCTTCCATACCTCAAACCGAAACGTCTGGGAGTATATCTCCCATTTTACTGGCTTCAACAGCTACCGCCACAAGGTGCTGACCCGTTACCAGGGGCGCACTTTCATCATGCCGATCAACCTTTCCACCATCAACTCCCTCTACAACCTTGACCTCTCTCCTGAAGAAGCGGCCCGCTTCATCAAGGAGGAGGCGGCTCGCGAAGGGATCGCCGCCCCGGCCAATCTTGAGGAAAAGGCGATCTCGCTCATCGGCAGACCGTTGTACGAGGCATTCATCAGGGGCTATACCATTAAGCAGTGGCAGACCGATCCCCGCGACCTGCCGGAGTCGATCATCACCCGTCTGCCGGTACGGTGCGGCCACCACTACGATTATTTCGACGACCGCTGGCAGGGGATTCCCTGGGACGGCTACGGAGCACTGTTTGAACGAATGGTCACGCATCCCCTGATAGAAGTACGGCTGCAGACCGATTACTTCGCCATCCGTGACCAAGTACCGGAAGCCTGCAAAGTGATCTACACCGGTCCCATTGACCGCTTCTTTGACTACCGCTACGGGGTTCTGGGCTGGCGTACCCTGCGTTTTGAGCTGGAGGTGGTGCAAACCGGAGATTTCCAGGGCACCACGGTGGTAAACTATGCCGATTCCGAAACACCCTATACCCGCATTCATGAATTCCGCCACTACCACCCGGAACGGACCGGGTATCCAACGGACCGATCTGTTATCTATCGTGAGTATTCCCTCTCCTGCGGCCGGGAGGATGACCCGTATTATCCGATCAACACGGCACAAGACCGGGAAAAGTATGAGCTGTACCGTCGGGACGGGGAGTTGCTGCCCAACGTGCTGTTCGGAGCCCGCCTGGGAACCTACCGCTATCTGGACATGGATAAGGTCATCGAACAGGCGCTGGAACTTTATGAAAACAGGGTAAAGGCACGCCTATGA
- a CDS encoding NAD(P)H-dependent glycerol-3-phosphate dehydrogenase, with protein MKVTVIGAGNWGTTLAKLFAESSDVVLGTHSAEHADEITTLRENRRYLPGIPLPERLTARPLAACGFDADDVVVLAVPSRALPELLQELRHRVNGTPLVCATKGFQHATFKTMGQLVRETIPESPLIVLSGPNIARELAGGLPSKAVLASHNLTALTRVARILRNDTLVFELSRDLDGVELCAALKGVIAVGVGIADGLQLGDNMTALLMTYGLREFVEIAEFLEIRHKTIYGIAGLGDLITTCISPNSRNRRFGRLLGEGVATDEALARVGMVVEGVQMARTIVEMGDLNITIPLFTTIARAIFEDNRSLRDEFTACLMHYRG; from the coding sequence ATGAAGGTAACGGTCATCGGTGCCGGCAACTGGGGGACCACTCTGGCAAAACTGTTTGCGGAGTCCAGCGATGTGGTTCTTGGTACACATTCTGCCGAACATGCCGATGAGATTACTACGCTCCGCGAGAATCGGCGTTACCTGCCCGGTATCCCGCTGCCTGAACGACTGACGGCAAGACCGCTTGCCGCCTGCGGTTTCGATGCCGACGACGTGGTGGTGCTGGCGGTCCCCTCCCGGGCGTTGCCGGAGCTGCTTCAGGAGTTGCGCCACCGCGTAAACGGCACCCCCCTGGTCTGTGCCACCAAGGGATTTCAGCACGCTACCTTCAAGACCATGGGGCAACTGGTGCGGGAAACCATTCCGGAGTCGCCGCTGATCGTGCTCTCCGGCCCCAACATCGCCCGCGAGCTGGCCGGCGGTCTGCCCAGCAAGGCGGTACTGGCCTCCCACAATCTGACCGCCCTGACCCGGGTCGCCAGGATACTGCGCAACGACACCCTGGTTTTCGAACTGTCCCGCGATCTGGACGGGGTGGAGCTCTGTGCTGCCCTGAAAGGGGTCATTGCCGTTGGAGTCGGTATCGCCGACGGCCTGCAGCTCGGAGACAACATGACCGCCCTGCTGATGACCTACGGCCTGCGGGAATTCGTGGAAATCGCCGAGTTTCTGGAGATTCGCCACAAGACCATCTACGGCATCGCCGGCCTGGGAGACCTGATCACCACCTGTATCAGCCCCAACAGCCGCAATCGCCGTTTCGGCCGCCTGCTGGGCGAGGGAGTAGCAACCGACGAGGCCCTGGCCCGGGTCGGCATGGTGGTGGAAGGGGTACAGATGGCCCGCACCATCGTGGAGATGGGGGATCTCAACATCACTATCCCGCTCTTCACAACCATCGCACGGGCGATTTTCGAAGATAACCGGTCGCTACGGGACGAGTTCACAGCCTGCCTGATGCACTACCGGGGCTAA
- a CDS encoding glycosyltransferase yields MNTMLSIIIPTFNRCDILKLCLGHLAKQTLSSECFEVIVCDDGSTDQTRELVTSYRAPYSLAYLRQDNNGPASARNMGIANASGTYVLFLNDDALLDPWALEIHLKEHRRIKNPKAAVLGLFTMHPDYTDTAKPVGYCLDHSDLIFEYCTMQPDTPYSYDKFYTCNISLQRDFIRTTDFFDPAFIRMGAEDIELGYRLAQLGCVIYYRPDCRALHAHHLAPQGLGRMFVFRGKGGVLIFSRHNHLPHHYARMTPADALRFRSSHRRLESLVTQLGEWVHKIEALTYQATVTSMPPILEQEHNFGFMYLWQYSDEKLDTTLTALSSHAAGLYQRLLQSSSRSLEETAMQLYPVLNFIKWYYDTVGIVTSEHLPALMELDRKAGRHGAEAQEGASYLISAIEPADRQTWQAAAIHRIPTVPTWSATTCLLDRIPFPTTCVTAGNLSDRFTYFQRYFQLRIQDGNLITSRYLEIANVAFDTSQGQAPPELLGIGYYCLLRIFEEKPYLEDVSDYIRSLSQTVKGPDPGLVEMLGWLEQFRPLRQQKNRLQELLTAFEHEQADQLLRPLAEQYPGDPELLWEQTTRLIATGSDWKRFLQQREIVFAGTAFEWWWHWTMGASHFRCGDYPAALHPLERSLELRTNSHCINLLAECLYILGDKQGAMRFWRESLRYDPLQMHLYLKMHDCMTGFDRMVQHDLAGENICVLIYCWNKRDVLEATLKGLAASNLGTAAILMLDNNSTDGTGDLMEQATALFPRNSCRVIHLPTNVGAPAARNWLMAQPEARQADYIAYLDDDVDVPPDWLGRLLATLKAFPTAGVVGSRIVDPLHLPTLQYGGVFLDVAEENSLRVTCKHGNEPDYGQLNYIRSCVSVMGCCHLFRNEALYDVGEFDVRFSPSQVDDIEHDIRTVLKGYEVIYNGHNQVVHHQKTGKQSILNRAAKGNVDGNVHKMITKHPADEMRRIKLESEERDRRYLCQKIRELRETGLLDGVKEVPFGII; encoded by the coding sequence ATGAATACAATGCTGTCTATTATAATTCCAACATTCAACCGCTGTGATATTTTGAAGCTCTGTCTCGGCCACCTTGCCAAGCAGACACTTTCTTCTGAATGTTTCGAAGTCATTGTCTGCGATGACGGCTCAACCGATCAGACGAGAGAGCTGGTTACCTCTTATCGTGCGCCCTATTCACTGGCCTATCTCCGACAAGACAATAATGGCCCTGCTTCAGCCCGCAATATGGGAATTGCAAACGCATCAGGTACCTATGTCCTGTTTCTCAACGATGATGCACTGCTTGACCCATGGGCACTGGAAATCCATCTGAAAGAACATCGTCGAATCAAGAATCCAAAGGCTGCCGTACTGGGCCTCTTCACTATGCATCCCGATTATACCGACACAGCTAAACCGGTTGGCTACTGCCTGGACCACTCAGACCTGATCTTCGAATACTGCACTATGCAGCCGGACACCCCCTATAGTTACGATAAATTCTATACTTGCAACATCAGCCTGCAGCGAGACTTCATACGTACGACAGATTTTTTCGACCCGGCATTCATCAGAATGGGGGCAGAAGATATCGAATTGGGTTATAGGCTGGCGCAGTTGGGCTGTGTCATCTACTATCGTCCCGATTGTCGCGCCCTGCACGCCCACCATCTTGCCCCTCAAGGGCTTGGCAGGATGTTTGTTTTTCGCGGCAAGGGTGGAGTATTGATCTTCAGCAGACATAATCACCTCCCTCATCATTACGCACGCATGACACCCGCAGATGCCTTGCGTTTTCGCAGCAGTCATCGACGGCTTGAATCGTTGGTAACGCAGTTGGGCGAATGGGTGCACAAGATTGAAGCATTGACCTACCAAGCCACCGTCACCAGCATGCCACCGATCCTGGAGCAGGAACACAACTTTGGCTTCATGTACCTCTGGCAATATTCGGATGAAAAGCTTGATACTACCCTGACGGCGTTATCTAGCCATGCTGCAGGTCTGTACCAACGGCTCCTTCAGAGTTCTTCTCGTAGCCTTGAGGAGACTGCAATGCAGTTGTATCCGGTACTGAACTTTATCAAATGGTATTACGATACGGTGGGGATCGTTACCTCGGAGCATTTACCAGCACTGATGGAGCTTGACAGAAAAGCTGGCCGGCACGGCGCTGAAGCGCAAGAAGGAGCATCATACCTTATTTCAGCGATTGAACCTGCCGACCGGCAAACGTGGCAGGCGGCAGCCATTCATCGCATCCCCACCGTACCAACATGGTCGGCAACGACCTGTCTGCTTGATCGTATTCCCTTTCCAACAACGTGCGTCACAGCCGGAAACCTGTCAGATCGGTTCACGTATTTCCAACGGTATTTTCAGCTCCGCATTCAGGATGGCAATCTGATTACGTCACGTTACCTGGAAATCGCCAATGTTGCCTTCGACACGTCGCAAGGTCAGGCACCGCCTGAGCTGCTTGGCATCGGGTATTACTGTCTACTGCGTATATTTGAAGAAAAGCCGTATCTTGAGGATGTCAGCGATTATATCCGGAGCCTTTCACAAACAGTCAAGGGACCTGATCCTGGCTTGGTGGAAATGCTTGGCTGGCTGGAGCAGTTCCGTCCGCTTCGTCAGCAAAAAAACCGGTTGCAGGAGCTGTTAACCGCTTTTGAACATGAACAGGCAGACCAGCTTCTACGCCCATTGGCGGAACAGTATCCCGGCGATCCGGAGCTGCTTTGGGAACAGACAACCCGCTTGATTGCCACCGGTAGCGACTGGAAGCGGTTCCTGCAGCAACGGGAGATAGTATTTGCCGGTACGGCTTTTGAGTGGTGGTGGCATTGGACCATGGGAGCTTCCCATTTCCGTTGCGGAGATTATCCGGCTGCGCTGCACCCCTTGGAAAGATCGCTGGAGCTGCGAACCAACTCCCATTGCATCAACCTGCTCGCGGAATGCCTGTATATTCTGGGCGACAAGCAAGGTGCCATGCGGTTCTGGCGAGAATCCCTCCGTTACGACCCTCTCCAGATGCATCTCTATCTGAAGATGCACGACTGTATGACCGGCTTTGATCGTATGGTGCAACACGATCTTGCCGGCGAAAATATCTGCGTGCTCATCTACTGCTGGAACAAGCGCGATGTTCTGGAGGCAACCCTCAAGGGCCTTGCCGCTTCTAACCTGGGCACAGCCGCCATTCTCATGTTGGATAACAACAGCACGGACGGCACCGGTGATTTGATGGAGCAGGCGACGGCGCTCTTTCCCCGCAACAGCTGCCGAGTGATCCATCTGCCCACCAATGTGGGGGCTCCTGCGGCCCGCAACTGGCTGATGGCACAACCGGAAGCCCGCCAGGCCGATTACATCGCCTACCTAGATGATGATGTGGATGTACCGCCGGACTGGTTGGGACGCCTGCTGGCTACGCTAAAGGCATTCCCCACGGCCGGTGTTGTTGGCAGCAGAATTGTGGATCCGCTCCACCTACCTACCCTGCAATACGGCGGGGTGTTTCTGGATGTTGCCGAGGAGAACAGTCTGCGGGTAACCTGCAAACACGGCAACGAACCGGATTACGGCCAGTTGAATTACATCCGTTCCTGCGTATCAGTCATGGGTTGTTGCCATCTCTTTCGGAACGAGGCACTCTATGATGTTGGTGAGTTTGATGTGCGCTTCTCCCCCAGCCAAGTTGATGACATTGAGCACGATATCCGTACGGTGCTGAAGGGGTACGAAGTTATCTATAACGGTCATAACCAAGTGGTACACCACCAGAAGACCGGCAAGCAGTCAATTCTTAACCGCGCTGCGAAAGGGAATGTGGATGGCAATGTGCATAAGATGATTACCAAGCACCCGGCTGACGAAATGCGGCGGATTAAGCTTGAATCGGAAGAACGGGACCGTCGGTATCTGTGCCAAAAAATTAGAGAGCTTCGTGAAACCGGTCTATTGGATGGTGTTAAGGAGGTACCATTTGGTATCATCTGA
- a CDS encoding glycosyltransferase, which produces MKNNQQVKRMQHICPEIDTGRLEALRNRYRGKRCFILGNGPSLNKIDLSKLKDEITFGMDEIYLTFSTIGFFPTFYVCIDHALMQLLHADIVKIPSTKFHDISQFNPNSISPTTIFLEKNLSGEKFFTDLRKGYNPGASTAFVVMQLAFHMGFSQIFLVGFDHDIPDTTIEDSFQLAKGICEWEGRIIIDATFGGKLTVFPKIEFADIFCNPHTVPAAGNFYRSENDDKLSVSGIQHEYIVSAIVSTYNSERYMRECLDDLLRQTIADRLEIIVINSCSQQNEEAIVYEYMARHPNIVYVKTATRESIYKAWNRGIRLARGKYITNANTDDAHALDAYEKMAAVLDANQDIGLVYVNQKYYRELEGGKKEFWFDCDRGPFSWNRLLDECFASSQPMWRACVHDEFGYFDEIFYTAGDYEYWLRIAQKYRFYHLKEVLGVRLIRNDSLEYAGNSFLSWLETAFLQKCYEYASLYSLSVGPEGLGGHPVFSRWPEIHMLRRNTLMKINSAAHENQEQVFDWRTPRLSPKVSVIITTFNRQNELLENLNLLNVQSFVNFEVIIVNNGESVDVLKNGILKLLYNYCYIESSCNYGPSYARNLGVQLSAGEIVAILDDDAIADKDWILNITRHFDEENIIALRGKVLLKTNEGKKHIPLNYDLGDVSIASTVGLEMNTAFKRDAFITVGGYDELLFGFEGAELSYRLFCNYGKRIDCIKYYPDVLIYHDFPEKPERLTETVLRLKAMRKALQKKSPGLEDYIGFMWRMMPSNQKWEDPAWLSDNAVFCLSCDPVKADDFATAAMRLVPNEPVPYLVRGQALGILNKLEDAVPMFGKAIELLDRLRAKYLQAGRDCPPDLQHLITVAETGLHGCRESTELLHAQQQPVVPPPQPDRKVLILQRSAMRMKQYQDIHAGQRCVIIGNGPSLNKMDLSFLEQEICFGMNRIYLIFDKWKFRPTYYVSVNPLVIEQSADDILALPMPKFLSHKGINFVKDPRDIMFIAEHPQWEFSTTPYAGLHEGWTVTYVAMQLAYFMGFSEVVLIGVDHHFVTPGDPNKEVISQGDDPNHFHPDYFGKGMRWHLPDLERSERSYNLAKNAYESSGRIIVDATLDGKLTIFPKVDYKDYFSDSPQLQLSTLATLFSECPSKAVGKRLTGLLRSLGYHSDAELVLRACQSL; this is translated from the coding sequence ATGAAAAATAATCAGCAGGTCAAGCGGATGCAACATATTTGCCCTGAAATAGACACCGGAAGACTGGAAGCGTTAAGGAATCGCTATCGCGGCAAGCGCTGTTTCATACTTGGTAATGGCCCGAGCTTGAACAAGATCGACTTGTCGAAATTGAAGGATGAAATTACGTTCGGGATGGACGAGATTTATCTTACGTTTTCTACTATAGGTTTTTTTCCTACTTTTTATGTCTGCATCGACCATGCCCTGATGCAACTACTCCATGCCGATATCGTTAAAATTCCCAGCACCAAATTTCACGACATCAGTCAGTTCAATCCAAACTCAATTTCGCCCACCACCATTTTTCTTGAAAAGAATCTTTCAGGTGAAAAATTTTTCACTGATTTGCGCAAAGGATATAATCCCGGTGCTTCTACAGCCTTTGTTGTCATGCAGTTGGCCTTCCATATGGGGTTCAGCCAGATTTTTCTTGTAGGATTCGACCACGATATACCGGATACGACGATTGAAGATTCATTTCAATTGGCAAAAGGTATTTGTGAGTGGGAAGGTAGAATCATTATTGATGCAACCTTCGGCGGAAAATTGACCGTTTTCCCCAAAATCGAATTTGCGGATATTTTTTGTAACCCTCATACTGTACCGGCAGCAGGAAACTTTTACCGCTCTGAAAACGATGATAAGTTATCTGTAAGTGGCATTCAGCACGAATATATCGTTTCGGCAATTGTATCCACGTATAATTCGGAACGCTATATGCGCGAATGCCTGGATGATTTGCTGCGCCAGACCATTGCCGACCGCTTGGAAATAATCGTCATTAACAGTTGCTCTCAACAAAACGAAGAAGCAATTGTCTATGAATACATGGCCCGCCATCCCAATATCGTTTATGTGAAGACGGCTACCAGAGAGAGCATTTATAAGGCATGGAACCGAGGAATACGCCTTGCTCGGGGTAAATATATCACCAATGCAAACACAGACGATGCACATGCCCTTGATGCGTACGAAAAAATGGCAGCGGTGCTGGACGCGAACCAAGATATTGGCCTCGTGTATGTAAATCAGAAGTACTATCGCGAGCTAGAGGGCGGCAAGAAGGAGTTCTGGTTTGACTGTGACAGGGGCCCATTTTCTTGGAACCGGTTGCTTGATGAATGTTTTGCCAGCTCACAGCCGATGTGGCGCGCTTGCGTCCATGACGAATTTGGATATTTTGATGAAATTTTCTACACTGCGGGCGATTATGAGTATTGGCTTCGCATTGCCCAGAAGTATAGGTTTTACCATCTCAAGGAAGTTCTGGGAGTGCGATTGATTCGCAATGACAGTCTCGAATATGCTGGAAACTCTTTTCTTTCATGGCTTGAAACGGCTTTTCTGCAGAAGTGTTATGAGTATGCCTCTCTCTATAGCCTGTCGGTCGGCCCCGAAGGATTGGGCGGGCACCCGGTCTTTTCACGCTGGCCTGAAATACATATGCTGCGTCGAAATACCTTGATGAAAATCAACTCTGCTGCCCATGAAAACCAAGAACAGGTCTTCGACTGGCGTACTCCAAGGCTATCCCCGAAAGTAAGTGTCATTATAACTACATTTAATCGTCAGAATGAGTTACTTGAAAACCTTAATCTACTTAATGTCCAGTCTTTTGTAAATTTCGAAGTGATAATCGTTAACAATGGAGAGTCAGTAGACGTTTTGAAAAATGGTATATTAAAACTGCTTTACAACTACTGTTATATAGAATCAAGCTGCAATTATGGTCCCTCATACGCCAGAAATTTAGGAGTACAGTTATCAGCTGGTGAAATAGTTGCGATTCTTGATGACGATGCTATCGCAGATAAAGACTGGATCTTAAATATCACTAGGCACTTTGATGAAGAAAATATCATTGCTTTGCGTGGAAAAGTTCTATTGAAAACAAACGAAGGGAAAAAACATATTCCACTTAATTATGATTTGGGAGATGTATCGATTGCTTCAACCGTAGGACTTGAAATGAATACCGCTTTTAAAAGGGATGCGTTTATTACGGTTGGTGGATATGATGAGTTGCTGTTCGGTTTTGAAGGGGCTGAGCTCTCCTACCGGCTCTTTTGCAACTACGGCAAGCGCATAGACTGCATCAAATATTATCCTGATGTACTTATATACCACGATTTCCCCGAAAAACCTGAGCGCCTTACGGAAACAGTCCTAAGATTGAAGGCAATGAGAAAAGCTCTTCAGAAGAAATCTCCTGGATTGGAAGACTACATTGGCTTTATGTGGAGAATGATGCCGAGCAATCAAAAATGGGAGGATCCGGCCTGGCTTAGCGACAATGCAGTGTTCTGCCTTAGCTGCGATCCCGTCAAAGCAGATGATTTTGCTACTGCAGCAATGCGGCTTGTTCCAAACGAGCCTGTTCCCTATCTCGTGCGCGGCCAAGCACTGGGCATACTCAACAAACTCGAAGATGCCGTCCCGATGTTTGGCAAGGCAATTGAATTGCTTGACAGGCTTCGGGCTAAATATTTGCAGGCAGGACGGGATTGTCCACCTGATTTGCAGCATTTGATAACGGTGGCTGAGACAGGTTTGCATGGATGCAGAGAGTCGACTGAGCTACTGCACGCCCAACAACAACCGGTGGTACCGCCCCCGCAACCTGATCGCAAAGTGCTCATTTTGCAGCGTTCTGCCATGCGTATGAAACAATATCAGGATATTCACGCAGGGCAACGTTGTGTCATTATTGGCAACGGACCGAGCCTCAACAAAATGGACCTGTCATTCCTGGAGCAGGAGATCTGTTTCGGTATGAATCGTATCTATCTGATTTTCGACAAATGGAAGTTCCGCCCAACTTATTATGTTTCAGTTAATCCACTGGTCATAGAACAAAGCGCCGATGACATTCTTGCGCTGCCCATGCCAAAATTTTTGAGCCATAAGGGTATAAACTTCGTTAAAGATCCCCGTGACATCATGTTCATTGCCGAGCACCCCCAATGGGAGTTTTCTACAACGCCCTATGCCGGCCTGCATGAGGGCTGGACCGTCACCTATGTTGCTATGCAACTAGCTTACTTCATGGGCTTTTCTGAAGTGGTCCTCATTGGCGTTGACCATCATTTCGTGACTCCCGGTGATCCCAACAAAGAAGTTATCTCACAGGGAGACGATCCAAACCATTTCCATCCTGATTACTTCGGCAAAGGGATGCGTTGGCACCTGCCGGACTTGGAGCGATCGGAACGCTCCTACAACTTGGCTAAAAATGCATATGAATCGTCCGGTAGAATTATTGTTGATGCGACCCTAGACGGTAAGCTGACTATTTTCCCGAAAGTTGATTACAAAGATTACTTTTCTGATTCACCACAATTGCAGCTTTCGACTTTAGCTACTCTATTTTCCGAATGTCCATCAAAAGCAGTCGGCAAGCGCCTCACTGGACTTCTTAGGTCGCTTGGCTACCACAGCGATGCTGAGCTTGTTTTAAGAGCGTGTCAATCACTATGA
- a CDS encoding glycosyltransferase: MVSSDCTSRIHIFIYSWNKAAELEVTLRSLARTDYPNYKVFILNNGSSDGTAELLATLPQQLFREFKVITLPVNIGAPAARNWLYADPETGQADYVAYFDDDIEVQPDWLSRLLATLEQHPRAGVVGAKIINAAGPKTVQHSGGILTRGTDWINHIILFTNCPDQGQFDNVSERDYVMGCANLYRRSAMDEVGLFDIQFAPTQFDDVDHHLRMRLQSWQVLFNGLVEVRHMRNSGGAANANHLANRFKLEKKYDTASAEKIFRQGALLDFVEKHPWIRG, encoded by the coding sequence TTGGTATCATCTGATTGCACTTCTCGCATCCATATCTTTATCTACTCCTGGAACAAGGCCGCCGAGCTTGAGGTGACTCTACGTTCTTTGGCCCGGACTGATTACCCCAACTACAAAGTGTTCATCCTGAACAACGGCAGCAGCGACGGCACGGCGGAACTGCTTGCCACGCTCCCCCAACAACTGTTCAGAGAGTTCAAGGTGATAACCCTGCCGGTGAACATCGGTGCTCCGGCGGCACGCAACTGGCTCTATGCTGACCCGGAAACCGGCCAGGCCGACTATGTCGCCTACTTTGACGATGACATTGAAGTGCAGCCGGATTGGCTCAGCCGCCTGTTGGCAACACTGGAGCAGCACCCCCGCGCCGGTGTGGTGGGAGCCAAGATCATTAACGCTGCCGGACCGAAGACTGTGCAACACTCCGGCGGCATCCTGACCCGGGGAACAGACTGGATTAACCACATCATCCTCTTCACCAATTGCCCGGACCAGGGACAGTTCGACAATGTGAGTGAACGTGATTACGTGATGGGCTGCGCCAATCTGTACCGCAGAAGCGCCATGGATGAGGTGGGGCTGTTCGATATCCAGTTTGCTCCCACCCAGTTTGACGATGTTGATCATCACCTGCGCATGCGGCTGCAAAGCTGGCAGGTGCTGTTCAACGGTCTGGTGGAGGTACGGCATATGCGCAACTCCGGCGGGGCCGCCAATGCCAATCATCTGGCCAATCGATTCAAGCTGGAAAAAAAGTACGATACGGCGTCGGCGGAAAAAATCTTCCGCCAGGGGGCGCTGCTTGATTTTGTGGAAAAGCATCCCTGGATACGAGGCTGA
- the galE gene encoding UDP-glucose 4-epimerase GalE, whose product MKILVVGGAGYIGSHMVRELLDNGYDPVILDNLSSGHRWAVPGERLVHGDLGDRALLAHLFSTYQVSAVLHFASFIQVGESVGAPLKYYHNNVANTLNLLSAMQEAGVTRFVFSSTAAVYGTPSEIPLTESAELRPENPYGRSKLMVEQILADCAHAWGLRSACLRYFNAAGAHPTAGIGEAHHPESHLIPIVLQTALGMRDSVSINGDDYPTPDGTCIRDYIHVCDLAAAHTLALRYLLDGGDSLTCNLGNGKGYSIREVIDVCRAVTGHPIPVTIAPRRAGDPAYLVASAQTAVRLLGWKPQYPDLASIVETAWAWHRPKENSLFRSI is encoded by the coding sequence ATGAAGATTCTTGTCGTTGGTGGAGCCGGGTATATCGGCTCCCATATGGTGCGAGAGCTACTGGATAACGGGTACGATCCGGTTATTCTTGATAATCTTTCAAGCGGACACCGCTGGGCGGTGCCGGGGGAACGGCTCGTTCACGGTGATTTAGGTGACCGGGCCCTGTTGGCGCACCTTTTCTCAACCTATCAGGTTTCCGCTGTGCTGCATTTTGCATCGTTCATCCAGGTAGGTGAGTCCGTTGGCGCCCCCCTTAAGTACTATCACAACAACGTAGCCAACACACTGAACCTGCTCTCCGCCATGCAGGAAGCAGGGGTAACGAGATTCGTATTCTCATCAACCGCCGCCGTGTATGGCACGCCATCCGAAATTCCGCTGACGGAATCTGCCGAATTGCGCCCAGAAAATCCCTATGGACGCTCAAAACTGATGGTTGAGCAGATTCTCGCCGACTGTGCCCATGCCTGGGGTCTCAGATCGGCATGCTTGCGCTATTTCAACGCTGCCGGTGCCCACCCGACCGCCGGGATCGGTGAGGCTCACCACCCCGAATCACACCTTATACCGATTGTTCTGCAGACCGCTCTTGGCATGCGTGACTCTGTCAGCATAAATGGTGACGATTATCCCACACCCGATGGTACCTGCATCCGTGACTATATCCATGTATGCGATCTTGCTGCCGCCCATACGCTGGCACTGCGGTATTTGCTTGACGGTGGTGACTCGCTGACCTGTAACCTTGGTAACGGCAAGGGCTACTCGATTCGTGAGGTGATCGACGTCTGCCGCGCCGTGACGGGACATCCGATACCTGTTACCATTGCCCCGCGTCGTGCGGGCGATCCGGCATATCTGGTTGCTTCCGCCCAGACGGCAGTGCGGCTACTGGGCTGGAAGCCTCAGTACCCCGATCTTGCCTCCATCGTGGAAACCGCCTGGGCGTGGCACCGACCTAAAGAAAACTCTCTTTTCAGGAGTATCTGA